From a single Syntrophales bacterium genomic region:
- a CDS encoding FAD-dependent monooxygenase codes for MRDFNVLIIGSGPAGLFAASWLERLGVDRIAIFDQNRYPAGGLLNDGKLNFDYRVGIDLDELQIGRVEAQNLMDEVKQVFVKFPRCQQVTFIENSEKINAWKKIADEHGVQFIAPEQWHYGTDNGKQLVDYLRGLLKHTTFFLGTEVVSIEKIPPNPPLIKGGRDDFKRGRLADGRYCFVCQKGQKTEKYSGKVVLACPGRGGAYWFRDSSKKIKVKNNFGPIDVGIRIELNRKFYDPITDVVYDPKFIFCTKRHGDRVRTFCTNPGGRVRIENYGDFKLVNGDALFDRKTENTNFALINTVSLTQPFSDTTEFGQMIARQFFLLGGGRPIVQRVGDFREGKRSSKSTFNSKTRHFDRCKATYNAVPGDITLGLPARIVDNLWESLKTLDKIVPGILHPSTLLYAPEIKFFDTHFPTDQYLETNIKGIFVAGDGTGKSRGIVGAAVSGIIAAKGIFEKYF; via the coding sequence ATGAGGGATTTTAATGTCTTAATTATAGGTTCCGGTCCGGCAGGCCTTTTTGCAGCAAGCTGGCTTGAACGCCTGGGTGTTGACAGGATTGCTATCTTCGACCAAAATCGATATCCCGCCGGAGGATTACTAAACGACGGCAAACTGAATTTTGACTACCGTGTTGGAATTGACCTTGATGAGCTTCAGATTGGAAGAGTCGAGGCTCAGAATTTAATGGACGAGGTAAAGCAGGTTTTTGTTAAATTTCCCCGCTGCCAGCAGGTTACTTTTATCGAAAACAGTGAAAAAATAAATGCGTGGAAAAAAATTGCCGATGAGCACGGTGTACAGTTTATCGCTCCCGAGCAGTGGCATTATGGGACGGATAATGGCAAACAACTGGTTGATTATCTGAGAGGCCTGCTCAAACATACCACTTTTTTCTTAGGCACTGAGGTTGTCTCTATTGAAAAAATCCCCCCTAACCCCCCTTTAATAAAGGGGGGCAGGGATGATTTCAAAAGGGGGAGATTGGCAGACGGAAGATATTGTTTTGTATGTCAGAAGGGCCAAAAGACGGAAAAATATTCCGGAAAAGTTGTCCTTGCTTGTCCGGGGCGTGGCGGCGCGTACTGGTTCAGAGATTCATCTAAAAAAATTAAAGTTAAAAACAATTTCGGCCCCATTGATGTGGGTATCCGTATAGAACTAAACAGAAAGTTTTATGATCCCATAACTGATGTTGTATACGACCCGAAGTTTATCTTTTGCACAAAACGCCATGGTGACAGGGTGAGAACCTTTTGTACCAATCCGGGTGGAAGGGTAAGAATTGAAAATTACGGAGATTTTAAGCTGGTTAACGGTGATGCTCTTTTCGATCGCAAAACAGAAAACACAAATTTTGCGTTAATAAATACGGTTTCTCTCACACAGCCCTTTTCTGATACCACCGAATTTGGCCAGATGATCGCGAGACAATTTTTCCTGCTGGGTGGTGGCAGGCCGATTGTTCAGAGGGTAGGGGACTTCAGGGAAGGAAAGAGAAGTTCTAAATCGACTTTTAACAGTAAAACCCGTCACTTCGACCGCTGCAAGGCCACATATAACGCGGTACCTGGTGATATTACGCTCGGCTTGCCTGCGCGCATTGTAGACAATCTCTGGGAATCACTGAAAACTCTTGACAAGATTGTACCCGGCATTCTTCATCCTTCAACTTTGCTGTATGCACCTGAGATCAAATTCTTCGATACTCATTTTCCAACTGACCAATATCTTGAAACGAACATTAAGGGTATCTTTGTGGCCGGAGATGGTACGGGAAAGAGCCGGGGAATAGTTGGAGCAGCCGTTTCGGGAATAATCGCCGCGAAAGGAATTTTCGAAAAGTATTTTTAA